From the Teredinibacter turnerae T7901 genome, one window contains:
- a CDS encoding Fur family transcriptional regulator — protein sequence MPDIDVNRILTRADQLCSGAGVRLTEKRKRILELLVESGVPLSAYEVAEAYNRSAETSMPAMSVYRILDFLASEQLVHKLASHNKYIACAHIACDHPHRIPQFLICRKCKAVKEIGIEKSLVDNLSRQVSKAGYTLLDSPLELDCLCENCS from the coding sequence ATGCCCGACATCGATGTAAATAGAATTTTGACTCGTGCAGACCAGCTGTGCTCTGGTGCGGGTGTTCGTCTTACCGAAAAGCGCAAACGTATTCTCGAATTATTAGTGGAATCAGGTGTACCGCTTTCCGCCTATGAAGTGGCCGAAGCTTATAACCGCAGCGCGGAAACAAGTATGCCTGCAATGTCGGTTTACCGGATCCTCGATTTTCTTGCCAGCGAGCAGTTGGTTCATAAGCTGGCATCCCATAATAAATATATTGCATGTGCTCACATCGCGTGTGATCACCCACACCGGATACCACAGTTTCTGATTTGCCGTAAATGCAAAGCGGTAAAAGAGATCGGTATCGAAAAAAGTCTGGTGGACAACCTTTCCCGGCAAGTCTCTAAAGCAGGTTACACTCTATTGGATAGTCCGCTGGAATTGGATTGTCTGTGCGAGAATTGCAGTTAA
- the pelA gene encoding pectate lyase, whose amino-acid sequence MRPHKKTRNGAAFLGLCALANFSHAITCSTTADVWNSGYVLQVNVLNDSATPISNWSVELAFNQPPGISGSWNAELTTNGNITTASNISWNGNLAAGQSTSFGFQGTHEGNFVMPTCTGDSAGAGSSSSSSSSSTSSSSSSSSSSSSSSSSSSSSSSSSSSSSSSGSGSQIVIQEEAPGFCGVDGSIDNNNTGYTGAGFANTTNANGAAIRWSVASPYGSSYQLDWRYANGSSNPRTASIRVNGNTTGSVDFDTTGDWTSWTSSGVVVALEQGQNSIELVSTNSEGLANIDSLTVIGNQAEAADCPTTGGTGPVLPQDGNPAQRRFDNAKSAWSQSKADIILSHQFDNGGWPKNQEYDSTGSGGSGVGEATIDNGATVTEMVYLAQVYQNTGQTKYRDAVRKAMDYLLEAQYSSGGWPQFYPLTGGYHDHATFNDNAMASALTVLHNAVEKKSPFSGNIFSDSDRNAMKTAISGGVDYILKSQWRQNGVLTVWCAQHGAYDYAPKMARAYELESLSGSESVEIAAFLMTQPQTPAVETAVKAALAWFRSPNTILEDYRYDKNVEEKIVYSPGSRMWYRFYDLNTNRGFFSDRDSRKVYDLMQISEERRNGYSWGGDYGERLLSYAQSVGY is encoded by the coding sequence ATGAGACCACATAAGAAAACCCGAAATGGTGCCGCATTTCTCGGGCTTTGCGCGCTTGCCAATTTCAGTCATGCAATCACTTGCTCCACAACAGCCGATGTGTGGAATAGCGGTTACGTCCTTCAGGTTAACGTGTTAAACGACAGCGCGACGCCAATTTCCAATTGGAGTGTCGAGCTGGCGTTTAATCAACCCCCGGGCATCAGCGGCAGCTGGAATGCGGAGCTAACCACTAACGGCAACATTACCACTGCGTCCAATATCTCCTGGAACGGGAACCTTGCTGCAGGCCAGAGCACAAGCTTCGGCTTTCAAGGCACACACGAAGGTAACTTCGTGATGCCGACGTGCACTGGCGACTCAGCGGGCGCAGGAAGTTCGAGCTCGAGTTCTTCAAGCTCCACATCCTCCAGCTCTTCAAGTTCCAGTTCATCGAGCTCTAGCTCTTCAAGCAGCTCTTCATCCAGCAGTAGTTCCTCATCCAGCAGCAGCTCCGGATCGGGAAGCCAGATTGTTATTCAAGAGGAAGCACCCGGTTTTTGCGGCGTCGACGGTAGTATCGACAACAACAATACCGGCTACACCGGTGCTGGCTTTGCAAACACCACCAACGCAAATGGCGCCGCTATCCGCTGGAGTGTTGCAAGCCCGTATGGCAGTAGCTATCAACTGGATTGGCGTTACGCAAACGGATCGTCCAATCCGAGAACTGCTAGCATACGAGTAAACGGTAACACTACCGGGAGTGTCGATTTCGACACCACTGGCGACTGGACAAGCTGGACATCCTCGGGGGTGGTGGTCGCGCTTGAACAAGGCCAGAACAGCATCGAGCTGGTGTCGACAAACAGCGAAGGGTTGGCCAACATCGATTCTTTGACGGTGATCGGAAATCAAGCAGAAGCCGCAGACTGTCCAACAACCGGCGGAACTGGACCGGTACTGCCACAAGATGGCAACCCTGCGCAACGCCGCTTCGACAACGCCAAATCGGCATGGTCGCAAAGCAAAGCAGACATCATCCTCTCGCACCAGTTCGACAACGGCGGCTGGCCGAAAAATCAGGAATACGATTCCACAGGCAGTGGTGGTAGCGGTGTCGGCGAGGCGACTATCGACAACGGCGCTACGGTCACCGAAATGGTGTATCTCGCACAGGTATACCAAAACACCGGGCAAACCAAATATCGCGATGCGGTGCGCAAAGCAATGGATTATCTGTTAGAAGCCCAGTACTCGTCAGGCGGCTGGCCGCAGTTTTATCCACTCACCGGCGGTTATCACGATCACGCGACTTTCAACGATAACGCCATGGCCAGTGCACTTACCGTACTGCACAATGCAGTTGAAAAAAAATCCCCATTCTCCGGCAATATTTTCAGTGATAGCGACCGCAACGCAATGAAAACAGCGATCAGCGGAGGCGTAGATTACATTCTAAAATCGCAATGGCGACAAAACGGCGTGCTTACCGTCTGGTGTGCCCAGCACGGCGCCTATGATTACGCGCCGAAAATGGCTCGCGCTTACGAACTTGAAAGCCTGAGTGGCAGTGAATCAGTGGAAATAGCCGCGTTTTTGATGACGCAACCTCAAACACCGGCCGTCGAAACTGCAGTGAAAGCTGCTCTCGCGTGGTTTAGGAGCCCCAACACGATTTTGGAAGACTACCGATACGATAAAAATGTGGAAGAGAAAATTGTGTATTCACCCGGCAGCAGGATGTGGTATCGCTTTTATGACCTGAATACCAATCGCGGTTTCTTTAGCGATCGTGACAGCCGCAAGGTTTACGACCTCATGCAAATCTCCGAAGAGCGTCGCAACGGGTACAGCTGGGGCGGTGATTATGGCGAGCGCCTGCTGAGTTATGCGCAGAGCGTGGGCTATTAA
- a CDS encoding succinylglutamate desuccinylase/aspartoacylase family protein has protein sequence MEELVINGISIKPGSTTHLELPVADLYTGTEMQMPVYVTRARKPGPCVFACAAIHGDELNGIEIIRRLIHTKSFKLTAGTFIAVPMVNVYGVLSQSRYLPDRRDLNRSFPGSPKGALAGRVADRFLNEIVLKCDYGIDLHTGAIHRSNLPQVRADLTDPETRALAHAFGVPVLLNAELREGSLRETAVKSGVKVLLYEAGQALRFDELAIKAGVRGIFNILSHLNMLPPRKATRRPKVEPFEARKSAWIRAEDSGIVRMYKNLGDQVCTGDLLAEIGTPFGETVVAVRADRDGIIIGKQNIPLVQEGEAMFHLAFFNEADEDVAEHIEILQDTLLADGIVPPIGDEPL, from the coding sequence GTGGAAGAACTGGTAATTAACGGAATTAGTATAAAACCGGGTTCCACGACCCACCTGGAGTTACCTGTTGCCGATTTATACACCGGCACCGAAATGCAAATGCCCGTATATGTAACGCGTGCCAGGAAGCCTGGTCCATGCGTATTTGCCTGTGCGGCGATCCACGGCGATGAATTAAATGGCATCGAGATTATTCGCCGCCTGATCCACACCAAATCCTTCAAGCTGACTGCAGGTACATTTATCGCAGTACCCATGGTTAACGTGTACGGCGTACTGAGTCAGAGCCGTTATTTACCAGACCGGCGGGATCTCAATCGCAGCTTTCCCGGCTCACCCAAAGGCGCGCTTGCCGGGCGTGTAGCAGACCGGTTTCTCAATGAAATCGTTTTGAAATGCGACTACGGGATCGACCTTCATACCGGTGCGATCCACCGCTCCAACCTGCCACAAGTGCGAGCAGACCTGACCGATCCCGAAACGCGCGCGCTCGCTCACGCGTTCGGTGTACCGGTGCTGCTAAACGCAGAGCTGCGCGAGGGATCGCTACGCGAAACAGCGGTTAAATCTGGCGTAAAAGTATTACTCTACGAGGCAGGTCAAGCACTGCGTTTCGACGAGCTTGCAATTAAAGCCGGGGTACGCGGCATCTTTAACATACTCTCGCACCTGAATATGCTGCCTCCGAGAAAGGCCACGCGACGACCAAAAGTCGAACCATTCGAGGCGCGAAAAAGCGCCTGGATTCGCGCGGAAGACAGCGGCATTGTAAGAATGTATAAAAATCTGGGCGATCAAGTCTGCACTGGTGACCTGTTGGCGGAAATTGGCACCCCGTTTGGTGAAACCGTTGTCGCTGTGCGCGCTGACCGGGATGGGATTATCATCGGCAAACAGAATATCCCGCTCGTACAGGAAGGCGAAGCCATGTTCCATCTCGCATTTTTCAACGAGGCTGATGAGGACGTGGCAGAGCATATTGAAATACTGCAGGACACATTGCTCGCGGACGGAATTGTTCCCCCCATTGGAGATGAACCTTTGTGA
- the rimK gene encoding 30S ribosomal protein S6--L-glutamate ligase produces the protein MRIAILSRGPALYSTRRLKEAAELRGHEVHIIDTLHCYMDITSSKPAVRYDGEELPYFDAVIPRIGASITFYGTSVVRQFEMMGTFVVNESVAISRSRDKLRSLQLLSRKGIGLPRTGFANKPDNIKDLIRNVGGAPVVIKLLEGTQGIGVVLAETPKTAEAMIEAFMGLKANILVQEFIKEAGGADIRCLVVGGRVIAAMKRQGAEGEFRSNLHRGGSAELVRLTKEERATAVNAAKIMGLNVCGVDVLRATRGPVVMEVNSSPGLEGIEYATGKDVAGMIVEFIEKNARPHRTKTRGKG, from the coding sequence ATGCGCATTGCCATTTTGTCTCGTGGTCCAGCCCTGTATTCCACACGCCGCTTGAAAGAAGCTGCGGAGTTACGTGGCCACGAGGTCCATATCATCGACACACTTCACTGCTACATGGATATTACAAGCAGCAAACCCGCAGTGAGATACGACGGTGAAGAACTCCCTTATTTCGACGCAGTCATTCCTCGCATCGGCGCGTCAATTACGTTCTACGGCACCTCTGTTGTGCGCCAGTTTGAAATGATGGGAACCTTTGTCGTAAACGAATCTGTGGCCATCAGCCGCTCGCGAGACAAACTTCGCTCATTGCAGCTCTTGTCGCGTAAAGGTATTGGCCTGCCGCGTACCGGGTTCGCCAACAAGCCAGATAACATCAAAGACCTTATTCGCAACGTTGGTGGCGCACCTGTCGTAATCAAATTACTGGAAGGTACCCAGGGAATTGGTGTCGTGCTGGCAGAAACCCCAAAAACAGCCGAAGCCATGATCGAAGCCTTCATGGGCCTCAAAGCCAACATTCTGGTACAGGAGTTTATTAAAGAAGCTGGGGGTGCAGATATTCGCTGTCTGGTAGTCGGCGGCCGCGTTATCGCCGCCATGAAGCGCCAGGGCGCCGAAGGCGAGTTTCGCTCAAACCTTCACCGCGGCGGAAGTGCGGAGCTGGTCCGACTGACCAAAGAAGAGCGCGCGACGGCGGTTAACGCCGCCAAAATTATGGGGTTGAATGTGTGCGGTGTGGATGTGCTGCGGGCAACGCGCGGGCCAGTTGTAATGGAAGTTAACTCATCCCCGGGTCTCGAAGGCATTGAGTACGCCACAGGCAAAGACGTCGCAGGGATGATTGTCGAATTTATTGAAAAAAACGCGCGTCCCCACCGCACTAAAACACGAGGCAAAGGCTAG
- a CDS encoding trypsin-like serine protease, whose translation MKSRFAFLSALLLLTLGAHTSRAAVKPDHPRSQSPEIVPYIVGGGNAEAGAWGFTVALMRNASSPFEGYTCTGTLIGPDVVLTAAHCVENASTESLQVYAGSYDLNNRNGDGQLIDVRKIRIHEEYNTRTLVNDIAVVFLAEPVDLPTVKLISAQALAALVPGTRLSVAGWGSTRPVGDRYSPTLKSVDVNYVDNATCNTAFEDAVTDEMMCAGVAEGGKDACDGDSGGPLVMELDGTRYQVGIVSSGASECGQAGFYGVYTRLSVMDSWLEKAVTELITLNTVDDQNLQACIEQTALSRGWTRVDEVSEVVCENANITSLDGLAVYTQLRTLGLAGNPLQDLTVLPELSNLQQLDLANTAIADLGTLAEMPWLSSVTLSGLDHITCVDVNSGPYSYGELADAACFNNVLGIELADAALASCIRNIVLEDGVTAPDQIELVNCSNKGVASLQGLQAFTGLRSLHVLGGQISDVSPLSNLVELRQLTLFANNVSDLSPLAGLVNLYWLDISDNQVSDLSPLVNLVNLSAFFIEGNSGITCMPVSGRQLAYDDIPASCFSTEPTPDPEEIDSDGDGIIDAEDNCPGRANPGQRNSDDDERGDACDHDDDNDGFSDRAERDAGSNPLNPYSTPETIHQDADGDGILDAEDNCPLVYNPGQVDRDGDGIGNACDAR comes from the coding sequence ATGAAATCACGCTTCGCTTTTCTGTCAGCACTACTGTTGCTGACACTCGGTGCGCATACCAGTCGCGCCGCTGTAAAACCAGACCATCCTCGCTCCCAATCTCCGGAAATTGTGCCCTACATTGTTGGTGGCGGAAATGCGGAAGCAGGTGCATGGGGATTCACTGTGGCGTTAATGCGCAACGCCAGTTCGCCGTTTGAAGGTTATACCTGTACCGGCACATTGATTGGTCCAGACGTGGTTTTGACCGCAGCCCATTGTGTTGAAAATGCCTCTACCGAGAGCTTGCAGGTTTATGCGGGTTCTTATGATTTGAACAACCGCAATGGCGATGGTCAGCTAATCGATGTGCGCAAGATTCGCATCCATGAGGAATACAACACCCGCACGTTGGTAAACGATATTGCCGTGGTATTTTTGGCGGAGCCTGTTGATCTGCCGACGGTGAAACTTATTTCTGCGCAAGCGCTAGCGGCACTTGTTCCGGGTACCCGGTTATCTGTTGCTGGATGGGGTAGCACCCGTCCAGTGGGTGACCGCTATTCACCTACCTTAAAATCCGTGGATGTTAATTACGTCGACAATGCGACCTGTAATACCGCCTTTGAAGACGCCGTGACCGACGAGATGATGTGTGCTGGCGTTGCCGAAGGTGGTAAAGATGCCTGCGATGGTGACAGTGGCGGTCCGCTGGTGATGGAGCTTGATGGCACTCGCTACCAGGTAGGTATTGTTAGCTCCGGTGCATCCGAATGCGGCCAGGCCGGGTTTTATGGGGTGTACACCCGCCTGTCGGTTATGGACAGCTGGTTAGAAAAAGCCGTTACCGAGTTAATTACACTCAACACCGTTGATGATCAAAACCTGCAAGCGTGTATCGAGCAGACAGCCTTGTCTCGCGGTTGGACGCGTGTTGATGAAGTTTCTGAGGTGGTTTGTGAAAATGCGAATATAACGTCGCTGGATGGTTTGGCTGTGTACACCCAGTTGCGCACGCTCGGACTCGCTGGGAACCCGTTGCAGGATTTGACCGTGTTGCCTGAATTATCAAATTTACAGCAACTGGATCTTGCCAATACTGCGATTGCTGACTTAGGAACGCTTGCAGAAATGCCCTGGTTGAGTTCGGTAACGCTGTCGGGGCTTGACCATATTACCTGCGTGGACGTGAACAGCGGCCCATATAGCTACGGCGAACTTGCCGACGCTGCATGCTTCAATAATGTGCTCGGCATTGAACTGGCAGACGCCGCACTTGCTTCCTGCATCCGCAATATTGTTTTGGAAGATGGTGTTACTGCGCCGGATCAAATTGAACTGGTCAATTGCAGCAATAAAGGAGTCGCCTCGTTGCAGGGGTTACAGGCGTTTACAGGATTGCGCAGTCTCCACGTGTTGGGTGGCCAGATTTCCGATGTGTCGCCGTTAAGTAATCTGGTTGAGCTGCGTCAGCTTACCTTGTTTGCCAATAACGTGAGCGATTTAAGCCCATTGGCGGGGCTGGTAAATCTTTACTGGTTGGATATTTCAGACAATCAAGTGTCGGATTTGTCGCCACTTGTGAATCTGGTTAATTTGTCCGCCTTTTTTATTGAAGGGAATTCCGGCATCACCTGCATGCCGGTGAGTGGCAGACAGTTGGCTTACGATGATATTCCGGCGAGTTGTTTTTCTACAGAGCCGACGCCAGATCCCGAAGAAATTGATAGCGATGGCGATGGCATTATCGATGCCGAAGATAATTGTCCCGGCCGCGCAAACCCGGGTCAGCGCAATAGCGACGACGATGAGCGTGGCGATGCCTGTGACCATGATGACGACAACGATGGCTTTTCGGATCGCGCTGAAAGGGATGCAGGGTCGAATCCACTCAACCCCTATTCGACACCGGAAACCATTCATCAAGACGCGGATGGCGATGGTATTCTGGACGCGGAAGATAACTGCCCGCTGGTGTATAACCCAGGTCAGGTTGATCGCGACGGTGACGGTATTGGCAATGCCTGTGATGCGCGTTAA
- a CDS encoding ATP-dependent zinc protease: MNKLIIGNLESIHLPDLGIRDLQVRIDTGAQSSSLHVDNLKRIQRSGRPWVCFDLHPDLYNTDDIVRCESPVHDIRRIKSSNGESQQRYVIRTTIDLGGQTWPIDITLSNRSDMTYLMLLGREGMGDRVLVDPSATFVTTPGSVED; this comes from the coding sequence GTGAATAAACTGATTATCGGCAATTTGGAATCCATCCACCTTCCTGACTTGGGTATTCGCGATTTACAAGTGCGCATCGATACAGGCGCACAATCGTCTTCCCTGCACGTGGACAACCTCAAACGCATTCAGCGCAGCGGGCGACCCTGGGTGTGCTTCGATTTACACCCGGATCTCTACAACACCGACGACATCGTGCGTTGTGAATCGCCAGTGCATGATATTCGTCGCATCAAATCGTCCAACGGCGAATCTCAGCAGCGCTATGTCATTCGCACGACCATTGATCTGGGTGGGCAAACCTGGCCAATCGATATCACCCTTAGCAACCGCTCTGATATGACCTACCTTATGCTCCTGGGCCGTGAAGGCATGGGAGACAGGGTACTTGTAGACCCATCAGCCACCTTTGTCACCACCCCAGGCAGCGTTGAAGACTAA